The genomic stretch ggttagtggataaatttatgtagttgctgtggagttgattcaacttatCCACTAGCGTGTGCCGTCATAATCTTAATctttttaatcttttgtgcaaatccagagttgaattgaccctcgtttgtgaagcagtccggcgtaaaatgacggcatgacaacaacactctactacaacaactcttcctcttctctaaagcagcccaacatggccacaccccctttgttgtgtgttctcgggggcggggtttatgtaaattttggggtttgtgatgtcaccaacctgggaagaaacttgttaaaaagtgatttctgtaaaagaaaatctctctttgcattgaactttgagtgtcgtaactttgcagatgtttatgctcaaacagcaacattacacactaactattTTGCTAAGTTTGGGCCTCCTTTGTCCTCCTTGAGTATGAGTGCCATATTATCACTATAAAGCCATAAAAGCATGATGTATTATATatgatacaaaacataaaatcaaaTAGGCAACctgttctatttatttatttatttatttattaaagattttctgactattatgttatatttcaggctttacagggttaattCCAGCAATGGAGAGTCTTAATATAGAGGATCCAGAAGATGGAAATAATGAAGACATGCATGATTTTCCAGAGATATCAGCTGTAAAGGCAGACAGATCGAGCAAGCTAACTTCAACTCCAAGGTCACAGCATGAAGAGACTGATTCAGCTCCGCTTGGGAATGTGATCAGGCAGTTACCGCTGCTGAATGCTTTACTAGTTGAACTATCACAGCTGAACGGACAGACGCAGCAGCAGCcgttatccatccatcctcaccTGGCGTGGTTGTACACATCAGCACCTGGAGCAAAAACTGAGTATCAGAAAACAATCAAAGCTAGTCCTAAACAGAGACCCGGTCAATGCAAGATAAAAGGAGGTGTAAAATCAGTAAAGAGTGCaaagaaaaatgaagaaaagttGCAACCTAAGAGGACGCTTAAATATGGCTTGACAAAGTCTTTTTGTCTCAGACTCAAGCTGGTCAAACCAGGACTTGTCAAACGGCATGAATGCATTGAATACCAGAACATAAAACAGGACCAGCCAACAAGACAGACGTCGTCTGACCATAAACGTGTTCGTAAGTCAGTTTACAGAGGCGTCAACTTAGATGAAACTGTTGAAACATTAGTTAGCAGTTTTGAAATGGACCCAGCACCAATTAAAACTGCATCATCAAGATCacaaacaagtttaaatgaaaGTCTTGCGAAACATGCTGCAGAGACGACGTTGGATGAAAGAGACAAAAAAGTAGAGTTCATATTCCAAGTGCACTGAGTGACCGCAGTGAGCAGCATTCAGATCTGAACAATCCTGGCGTCCAgagttttaaagaaaacagcAGGGAAGATAGTAGAGCAAGCAGCCGTCCTCGCAGGTCAAGCCTGAGTAATGGCTCCTTCGAACAAGAAGAGTATCAGGATGACTTCACGAGCCTCAACACAACTGACGGATACTCGCCTGACCCGCTCAGCAGCCCAGAACCAAACAGACGTAAAACAAACAGCGGTTCGAGTACTTCAAGTCAAAATAGAGGTCTTCCTGTTCCCGTCAAAGCGGAGAACTCTCCGCAACGTTCCCTCAAAGGCACACACGTCATCCGACCACGTCTGCAGACCTCCGCTCTGAGTCTGTCTTCGGATGACAGTGAGGGTGAGTTTGTGTCCTCTGGTAGCGGCAGACGCCGGAGGCCTGGATCGCAGAGCAGTGGACAAAAGACTCAAAAATCAGAGAGCTTTGACAAGTGACCCTGGTGAAAAGGCCATGACATTTAGCCGGGTGTCAAAGGACTCGGATTTGCCCGCTAATAACCCTGTGCTGAAgtccgttcatcttcagaacactcTGGAGAGGAACGGGACAAACTGGGTTCTCTGGGACTGGACAAGAATTGCCATCACATTTCAGAACTGGTCTTCAACAAACTTCCAGGATATACGCTGTGATAAAGACAGTGGTGATCTAATATACTGTACATGAAAATGACCAGAAACCATCAAACATCTTGTTTTTAttagtcattttaatatgaataatatgttTTACACACTGAATTGTTGCATAGAAATGCATTCATTGGCAcagttattttgtgtgttcaaATACAGCTTTAATTTCATATGTCAATAAGTATTTAAtggttttattattaattcatatgtttttcagtatttgtaaaaaaaatccataacaTTTCTACGGCAATAAACACACTTGTTGTTTCTAAAgctcaaagtatacttcactttttacgcgtacgcgAGTGTCAGCGTACCACCAGGTTTTTGTaaggtcgcacatgcgcatttatttatttttttccagtaattagtttatccacaaggtggcagccgtgccctgggggcatcgattcacaaggtagtcaaagaaaaccagcataaacagaacaggaacgcatgcaagctacagcgacgatGGAGGCCTATacagacgagagattgtgtgaagaggttagaaagtaccctcatttgtacaactcttgCATGAaagcgagagattgctcaaaactgcacaTGCGTTGAATGCCTGTGTATGCGTacaagtcaaatgaagtataattttgcaaggctgtgcggtCAACTGTGTGCGTATGCGTAAAAGACGAAGTATACCCAAGGCTTAAAGCCctaagtatacttcactttttatgcGTACGCGAGGGTCAAcgtacagtgcgcgtgacgcaaatttcatcatcagaagagtacgtgTGTATTGTACGCGCACCGCCAGATTTTTGTAACCATGCATACTTATACGCACAGtttgcacatgcgcatttaatttttttgcagtaattagtttatccacaaggtggcgtcgattcacaaggtagttaAAGAAAAAcggcataaacagaacagaccggaactcatgcaagctacagtgacaatggagtcctacatagacgagagattgtgtgaagaggttagaaaatACCCTCATTTGTTCAACtttagcatgaaagaatacaaagatgtttacatgggttgtaactcggggcgagagattgctcaaaactgtgcatgcgtcAAATGCCCGTGTATGCGTAAAATAAGACTGTGCGTGTACATTAGCGTACGGTCGTACGCGTAAAAAAATGAAGTGAACCCAGGGCCTTAAGCAGAACCTTCAATCTATTAGTAAATGAGTAATGAACCCatttaagtcatttaaaatggatAAAGTGGGAATGTGGATTATATTGAATCAATATTTGATATAAACGAGATGTTTCATGCTTTTTATACAAAATTGATGCCCTGAATACACTTCAATATTTAAGCATAACAGTAATGTTGTATTTGATGAATCTCAGAAACAGTTGACAGTGAAACATAATTTAGCTggagttaaaaacaaaacaaattgataaaaaataaaaaatatttgttacagTCTGAAAGTGGGCACAACAGGATTGGTTATTGAACCGTCTGATGGCAACAGgtggaaaataataattttatttttatgatttatataaattaatgctgggcaaacgattaatcgcattatgtttacataatatatgtgtgtgcgctgtgtataattatgtatatataaatacacacacacacacatgcatgtatatatttaagaaaaaaatgttatatttatatctaaaatatttatgtgatgtaaatatatgtacagtatatacatgcaaatatttcttaaatatatacatgtatgtgtgtgtatttaaatatacaaaataagtatacacagcacacacatatattatgtaaacacaaacttttattttggatgcgattaatcgtttgcctagcattaatataaatttatattatttcttagTTATTGGCAGAACACCAACTACACATTTTCTATTCTTTAATATCCTAATCCTAAGTTAAAGcgtgatttgtttttgttcggGGTTTTTTAACAGcatgaatttttaaataaaagtgcagATAATCGGATAAAAcgtaaattaatataatattaattccTATAAATAGAATTATTAGACAACATAATTTAcgatttttccttttcttttaaaCCTCTGTGAGAATAAATACtttcttttaactttttttgtcataaaaataGCAGATGATTTAATGTTCCTCGTGGTGAATGACTAAATTATTGCACAATTAACTTGCACAAGACACATTTTTCCTCACTTATAAACTTAAAGTCTTGAGTCGCTCGAGCGCCTGCGTCATAATCATGCTGCCGGAAGTAGCAGTAATATAGTATGCAGTGTACATGTGTGGGATCCTGACCTGCCTGAACTAAAGCACGAAAGCAGCGGGAATCATCTGTAAACGATGAAGCACGTGTTCCTGACTGGCGTTCCCGGTAAAATGCATCATAAATTCACGAAGTAAACCCAAAAGTCATGTATCTTGTTCTGTGTGCCATGGAAATGTGAATAAACGCGAATATAGTATACATTTACACTTCTAGAAAGTATGAACGACATGCCTTCAGAGATAAGGACTCGTTTTgcatactattattattattattacaaaccTGACACATAGCAGCTCTTCTGAGCTTTGATTTTTAAGccaaaacttttgaaagaaCTACCACAGTGCAGTAATAATATCAAATGGCATATGGAGCAactttaatatgcaaattatattaatattaatcaatttaatgataTGCAATTAATTGTATTGATATTAATCAATCACAGTATTCTGATCACTGACCCAAGCAACCAATTTTCTttctaaaataatttcaaatcagtatttcatcaatcagttaaaggcacaatatgtaagattttggaTTAAAAAATCCCAAAAGCACTAGAACAATGTTGTATATTTTAActtacttacattatcccagatgtttccaagaatgtttaaatctagAGAAATAAGCAAATTTAACCGTGTCCATCCATGCgtcacctatcaatgacatcatacccgcgttaccctcgatttctggttttattttgtagaaattatggaaacaccaaagatgctttaatatattatatattttattagacaagcgtttggatacatttatagacagaaaatgaatcatgctatatagctcaacacgtttagtcttgttgttttcttgatttaccacgagtaccatgttttaccatgcctaatatcgatctagtttactgcagtgtgcaacaagtgtctcacagcagccaccaggcgaatgcacagagtaacgttataacataattttcaacacactcaaatgtgtctaatatgataaacagcgctgctttaccccacatacgctcgaccggaagaagcggaagcggcgactgtggcataataaaagtcccactGCTCTCAAGGCGtatcgcgctcgtctctcactAGCAATCGTGGCCTCGTTtctgccctgctctgcttcatactacagcaacgttaataatctcatccatgaacatgatttctgcccaagtcccGTCCCGTTTCttctgtgaggtgaagacgccATGAATCCATGCTCAATCTCGGCATCATCAAGCTCAATAGGcaacctctagtggcgaaaaactacatattgtgcctttaatatgtGCATGTATTAACTTATCTGGTAAATAGCCATGCAGCAAgatcatgtacagtcagatggtCATTATCACCAAATAAATCGATTCAAGGTGATGGCAAATTACCATTAAAACAAAGTGTTCTTCTCTGCCAGGTGTGGGTAAGACCACTCTGGTAAAGAAAGTGTGTGAGGCCGTGATCTCCACCGGGGTCTCCGTCAGCGGATTCTACACGGAGGAGGTCCGAGAGAGAGGCAGGAGAGTGGGCTTTGATGTGGTCACGCTCACAGGTGATAGAGGACGTCTGTCCAGGCTCAGGTATCATCTCTGTTTGCCTATCTATCAATCAGCCACAGGTCTTACTGCTTAGTGTTTTAGTGCTGTTGTCGTCCACTAACACACTGTCTGTTTGATCCCAGCACTGAATCCGCCGCAGGTGGACGTGAATACAGGGTCGGACAGTACGCAGTCGATCTTCAGTCATTTGAGAGTCTCGCACTCCCTCTTTTCAGAAACgtatgtatggatggatgatatAAACAACCTATTTGCATACTAATAGGCTCATAATTTAGTGTTTTTTCTTATCTAAACTGATATGTTATatgctgaaaaaaaatggtGAGTACTTAGAAATTGCTTGTAAATTTAACAAAGAAACTGCATGTAACGCATTGAATTAAACgtaaaattttgaagtagaaaaaattttcttgtaaaacgtactgcaataattattttatttacgaCTTCGGAAAATCTTTTTTGCGGTGAACTAACTACAGGGAAAGTCCCTGACCTGACtttgaaaaacacaaaagaagatgtttagcagaatctTTACAAAGAGGATTTGGGGGCTTTCAAGCTCCATAAATCaccaaaaaaagcacataacTTTTTTAGGTCTGGTTTTCAAGGGAGCGCCTGGAGATGCTGCTTGGTACACACACTTTACGTGACACACTTATCCTAAAAGCTGTCCTTATCACTTTTCTCCTGACTGCTCTCCTCtctatcttcttttctctcgaacatggtagatgatgatattttgtttttattttattaacactaatgacacagacaacagcaggaatattaggctgctgtcactttaagaccgaatgcgtGGACCGAATACACCGGTTTCTTTCTCAGCcgttcacttatgacataaccgagagaatacttgcaagtattttgacaaaattttgtgtgtatgtgttcatTCAAGCGCAAGTAAACCTGAAAGAAGAATTGATTGTGTCCGAACGCTGTCTgaaagcctctctctctctctctctctctctctctcagtatgCTCACGCTTCAGGTGTATGAGCCGCGCGAGTCCCGATTTTTGACTCTTCTTCCGCGtttaaaatcgtttgaatgtgtaaattggCAAGACAAACCACGTctaaatgataaactttcacattATGATGATTAAACTTGGCAgttaatccgcgaatcacatgtATTCCACGTTTTCTGGTacgcataatttatttttaccacGCTCACCAGTTATGTGCACGCCTGATTATactgttgtttttgttcagctGATGAAAGGCCTAGACAAAAACTCCatgaaaacttttgaaagttgtgaataCAGAAATGACGTGATCTAGGacctttattacaaaaaaaaaaatgcagaaaaaatgaTTCTGTCCAGTTATTATAgtgataaagttttaaatatggatatttttcttataaaaacccatcgcttctcttcagaaggcctttattaaccccctggagtcgtatggattatatttacgatggatggatgcagtttTGGGGGGCTTTAAAACACGCCCtccgttcactaccattataaagcttggaagagccaggatatttttaaatatatctcagattgtgttcgtctgaaagaagatagtcatatacacctaggatggcttgagggggagtaaatcatgggataattttcatttttggatgaactatccctttaaggcttgtcagtaaacagTCACTGTTATGATTGGGTAACGTCATTGCAAAGGGTACCTACCTACAGCATAGCATATCAACGCCTACTCGCTATCCATTTAGACCAGACAAAGCAAAATTTacagacaaaacaatgaaataatttacttgCGATTTGTGATGGAGCTGCTGTCAAATCCAAGTTGTCTGCTTCATctgtcaacaaaagtttctttgcaaactctccattacactgtgcctcgtttataaaacaaatgctCCAAATAAACATATACTCCTCAGACACGATCCGAgacgccattaaaataaaccatccacatGTTCCTGATgctgggatccttctgaagtctgtacagagacaCAAACCAGCTGTCTAAACTGGACGTGTCAAAgctttcactcttccatttgcttttgacgcgacgctcacatccagtgtaggcaaatgtcagccgTTAAGCGAATGAGTGAtggtgggcggggcctatggtgcgaTGATGTATAGCTATTcgtcgatgtcttgctctggaggaagtcatatggaaatgtatttgcCCGTGTGACGTCACAGATCCCAC from Ctenopharyngodon idella isolate HZGC_01 chromosome 13, HZGC01, whole genome shotgun sequence encodes the following:
- the LOC127525437 gene encoding cancer-related nucleoside-triphosphatase-like, which translates into the protein MKHVFLTGVPGVGKTTLVKKVCEAVISTGVSVSGFYTEEVRERGRRVGFDVVTLTGDRGRLSRLSTESAAGGREYRVGQYAVDLQSFESLALPLFRNMCEGSKRVFVIDEIGKMELFSQAFIRAVRQTLDGSSCSILGTIPVPKGKPLTLVEEVRNRQDVKIFMVTKENRDTIFDDIVSAVQECLK